The Shewanella sp. MTB7 genome includes a window with the following:
- a CDS encoding DUF2927 domain-containing protein: MSHILNCRRKLALSICCLFASVSTLASDWKTPEYLQQAFIEVAMRNEYDSAKHQVRKWQQPLRIWLDHRVGDEQKHTQVATMHIEHLAAITGHELQLVSNLQQSNVHLVFTRQSRWTQEVAELLGSGAVKNLHSAVCIASVRVNAAGEIVNAWIVIPVDQAQMHGKLVACVVEELTQIMGLPNDSEKVFPSIFNDKTPQNLLSGLDGLLLKMLYYKEVTPGMSEDKVKGVLTPLLERWARDGTLADADKIIRQGRLYPLLGY, from the coding sequence ATGAGCCATATTTTGAATTGTAGACGAAAGCTCGCTCTCTCTATTTGCTGTTTATTCGCATCAGTTAGCACCTTAGCTTCTGATTGGAAAACGCCAGAATACCTGCAACAAGCGTTTATCGAAGTGGCAATGAGAAATGAATATGACTCAGCAAAGCATCAAGTACGTAAATGGCAGCAGCCTTTGCGTATTTGGCTCGATCACCGTGTAGGTGATGAGCAAAAACACACACAAGTTGCAACCATGCACATTGAGCATCTAGCAGCGATTACAGGCCATGAATTGCAGCTTGTCTCCAATTTGCAGCAATCTAATGTGCATCTGGTCTTTACGAGACAGAGCCGATGGACTCAGGAGGTTGCAGAGTTGCTAGGGTCTGGTGCAGTCAAAAATCTTCACTCAGCTGTGTGTATTGCCAGCGTTAGGGTTAATGCTGCGGGGGAGATCGTTAATGCTTGGATTGTGATCCCTGTCGATCAAGCGCAGATGCATGGCAAGCTGGTGGCTTGTGTGGTTGAAGAGTTGACCCAGATAATGGGGTTACCCAACGATTCAGAGAAAGTTTTCCCTTCTATTTTTAACGATAAAACCCCCCAGAACTTATTATCTGGACTTGATGGACTCTTATTAAAGATGCTCTATTACAAAGAGGTAACTCCAGGAATGAGCGAAGACAAGGTTAAAGGTGTTTTGACGCCCTTACTTGAGCGTTGGGCGAGAGACGGCACTTTAGCTGATGCAGATAAAATAATACGGCAGGGACGTTTATATCCCCTGCTTGGTTACTAG
- a CDS encoding BspA family leucine-rich repeat surface protein, translating to MKVRFISLGTLLLRLVLAVEALSLCLLSLPILSATLDDFVITIKSDNTGNSTDVQFTLPTTGTGYNYNIDCDNDGTDEATAQTADYTCDYTSLGGVGTYTVRVEDNSGASTGFPRIYFNNGGDKDKLLTVQQWGTGKWTSMDSAFYGAVNLTFPATDTPDFSVTTSMTSMLNSASLANPNTSAWNTSAVTNLKWMFHGATSATPSVSSWDTSAVINMYGMFHGATSANPDTSSWDTSSVTTMRSMFSGATAANPNTSSWNTSAVANMKTMFLDATSANPDTSSWDTSAVINMRSMFNGATSADPDVSSWDTSAVTTVYAMFFAATSANPDVSSWDTSSVTTMRSIFSGATSANPDVNGWNITAVWDMSFMFLGATSANPDVSNWNVANVTTMDSMFFNATSANPSVSSWDTSSVIIMDDMFHGATSANPDVSSWNVSSVTSMGNMFSGVTLTTTNYDALLIGWNAQSLQSGVSFDGGNSKYCNGESQRSNMIASDSWTITDGGKSCPDMHFVTTWKTDNSGSSNSTSITIPTSGIGYSYDVDWDNDGEFDELGLVGAVTHDFSSAGTYTIRIRGSFPRIYFNNVDDKAKVLSVDQWGSGVWMSMQDAFYGASNLTVPASDAPVLTNVTSLRAMFRGATSMNQSIGHWNTSNITNTLDMFNGANAFNQDISSWDTSKIFTMQAMFNNAIAFNQNISTWDTGATTSMLSMFQGATSFNQPIGSWDTAKVTNMSFMFDDATSFNRDISTWDTNKVTVMVAILRDATSFDQNLASWEVAAVTSMNLMFSGVTLSKGNYDALLTGFDAQVLQSGVLFSGGNSQYCSGRTARANMVASDSWVITDGGQYCTPVAPSIIPDLRLSSDTGSVTTDNITSDNTPSFDVVCSNIGNTITLYSDNPATDSSIATQVCTATGVENLNASVLADGDHNISYTDTLSGDESTHSPSLLVQVDTSSPPTPMCTSSPNPAQNTTSITTTCSAVETGSIVTVTNMNCLPAPVTASNTVSCSGTVGSGGGNISISNDVVSVTDLAGNSDTGETTGLVVDNIAPSLSEASAVTTPAMDSTPSYSFSSSEAGSISYSGSCSSVSSVTVSGTNTVTFNSLSDGSYSDCKITVTDTAGNLSNLLSVSTFEIDSAGPTLTEITVVATPAADNSPSYRFSSTEAGNIAYSGSCNSPTSVAVSGTNTITFNTLSDGSYSDCKIRVTDAAGNLSNLLSVSAFEIDSAGPTLTETTAVVTPAADNSPSYRFGSTEAGNIAYSGSCSSPTSVAVSGTNTITFNALSDGSYSDCKITVADAAGNLSNLLSISVFEIDSAGPTLTETTAVVTPAADNTPSYRFSSSEAGSISYSGSCSSASSVAASGTNTVTFNALSDGSYSDCKITVADAAGNLSNLLSISVFEIDSTGSTLTETTAVVTPAADNTPSYRFSSSEAGSINYTGSCNSTTSAAISGTNGIVFNVLNEGSYSDCQIRVTDAAGNLSNLLTVSPFEIDTGGPTLTETSAVSTPAMDTTPSYSFSSSEAGSISYTGSCSSVTSMAVSGTNVITFNELENGSYSHCRISVKDAAGNVSEPLNVSAFVVDTLLLSLDTQVSGTVLQDEHLLIMQSRIGGKAPFIYWTENLPEWLDLDISTGQIDGTPTNQDVGEYSGIIFHVSDSEERVAKSAVFELRVIDINDAPIATHDIFTLIEGETGVIDVLVNDTDPDDGDIITIEEVSAVLGEVNILDDKLEYLAPIDFVGKDLISYRIVDTGGLTTKAKVEVSITYNPELGLPPSLLVPADVEVNATGLLTQVSLGFATAMDSLNNPISVSKSSGSFFQPGEHHVIWMAEDARGRKSSQSQKVWVHPLISIESDTQVQEGEGVSLAVYLNGDSPIYPLDINYLLSGNTDEDDHDLVSESIRLEKGQLANIHFTTFDDGIMEGDETLTIQLSDKVNLGGKFTHSLTITEQPSEPSIRLKPFQAGIETYTVLDTEGLVTVYLLIDTGSVSGFTYTWQASEGVVNLSNEQSQFVFDPTQVSSGNQMVSLELNSPTGLSVVTRVNIYVTTNTIDLANSQNCSVIHEQKNDGVFFLVETEPQACIMRGELALQSRSGGTQILDDELMLPLDSGQTFQGGVFDFIVFGKPAASTYHIVFPQRKPIPDEAVYIKYSAQLGRWSDFVISAENYLSSHLSNQGRCPEPNDHGWVKGLITGHWCLRLTINDGGPNDDDGLANGMIVDPGGLTAPFSGNHDPIARDDLIRLIGVEEGGLDVLGNDSDSDGDHLVVIEAVADIGSVSIIDGYLWYHSVSKEFVGHDFVSYIISDGSGGFAKAKADVVVTSGNSLPIAVNDQLTMLMNSQIIIDVLNNDSDPDGDLLSIDEASAGLGKVEVSEKRLTYTPNRDFIGEVNITYFILDSSGAMAMAEVKVTVMEGQQVKVKNSSGGVMYLLTFLLLYCFIWRIYRDRRWV from the coding sequence ATGAAAGTTAGATTTATCTCTTTAGGTACACTCCTCTTACGCCTTGTTTTAGCGGTAGAGGCATTAAGTTTATGTTTACTCAGTTTACCGATCCTTTCAGCTACGCTGGATGATTTTGTTATCACGATAAAGTCAGATAATACCGGCAACTCCACAGATGTTCAGTTCACTCTTCCTACCACAGGAACCGGATACAATTACAACATAGATTGTGATAACGACGGCACCGATGAAGCTACGGCTCAAACTGCTGATTATACTTGTGATTATACTTCTTTAGGCGGTGTAGGTACTTATACAGTTAGGGTTGAAGATAACTCGGGTGCCAGCACAGGGTTTCCTCGAATATATTTTAATAACGGGGGCGACAAAGATAAATTACTTACCGTTCAACAATGGGGAACCGGGAAGTGGACAAGTATGGATAGCGCCTTTTACGGTGCTGTAAATCTCACATTTCCTGCAACCGATACGCCGGATTTCTCAGTTACAACGTCTATGACTTCGATGTTGAACAGTGCCAGTTTAGCCAACCCTAACACTAGCGCTTGGAATACCTCAGCGGTGACAAACTTGAAGTGGATGTTTCATGGAGCGACATCTGCGACCCCAAGTGTGAGTAGTTGGGATACCTCAGCTGTTATCAACATGTATGGCATGTTTCATGGTGCAACATCAGCCAATCCTGACACCAGTAGTTGGGATACCTCTTCGGTGACGACAATGCGCTCTATGTTTAGTGGTGCAACGGCTGCGAATCCGAATACCAGTAGTTGGAACACCTCTGCGGTTGCCAATATGAAGACAATGTTTTTGGATGCGACATCTGCTAACCCAGATACCAGTAGTTGGGATACCTCTGCGGTTATCAATATGAGATCCATGTTTAATGGCGCGACATCTGCAGATCCTGATGTCAGTAGTTGGGATACCTCTGCCGTCACCACCGTGTATGCCATGTTTTTTGCTGCTACATCTGCTAATCCTGATGTCAGTAGTTGGGATACCTCTTCGGTGACGACAATGAGATCCATATTCAGTGGGGCAACTTCCGCAAATCCTGATGTCAATGGTTGGAATATTACTGCTGTTTGGGATATGTCATTTATGTTCTTAGGTGCAACATCCGCAAATCCAGATGTCAGCAATTGGAATGTAGCCAATGTCACCACGATGGATAGTATGTTTTTTAACGCGACCTCCGCAAATCCAAGTGTGAGCAGTTGGGATACTAGCTCGGTGATAATTATGGATGATATGTTTCATGGTGCCACCTCAGCAAATCCAGATGTCAGTAGTTGGAATGTATCCAGTGTAACGAGCATGGGCAATATGTTTTCAGGCGTCACACTCACCACGACAAATTACGACGCCCTGCTTATTGGTTGGAACGCTCAAAGTCTACAGAGCGGGGTCAGTTTTGATGGTGGTAACTCCAAGTATTGTAATGGCGAGTCACAAAGAAGCAATATGATTGCTAGTGACAGCTGGACAATAACAGACGGGGGGAAGAGTTGTCCTGATATGCATTTCGTTACTACATGGAAGACTGATAATAGTGGCAGCTCAAACAGTACGTCGATCACGATCCCAACATCAGGAATCGGGTACTCCTATGATGTGGACTGGGATAATGACGGTGAGTTTGATGAACTGGGGTTGGTAGGGGCTGTCACTCATGATTTTAGCAGTGCAGGCACTTATACCATACGCATTCGGGGAAGTTTTCCGCGTATCTATTTTAATAATGTCGATGACAAAGCGAAAGTTCTCTCTGTCGACCAGTGGGGAAGTGGTGTCTGGATGAGCATGCAAGATGCCTTCTATGGCGCGAGCAATTTAACGGTTCCAGCCTCCGACGCACCCGTGTTGACGAATGTTACCAGTTTAAGGGCGATGTTTCGCGGCGCCACTTCGATGAATCAGTCAATAGGGCATTGGAATACTTCCAACATAACAAATACCTTGGATATGTTTAATGGCGCGAATGCATTTAATCAGGATATAAGCAGTTGGGACACATCGAAAATATTTACCATGCAGGCCATGTTTAATAATGCGATTGCTTTCAATCAAAATATCTCTACTTGGGACACAGGCGCTACGACCAGCATGTTATCTATGTTTCAGGGGGCGACGAGTTTTAATCAGCCCATTGGTAGCTGGGATACAGCCAAAGTGACTAACATGTCATTTATGTTCGATGATGCTACGTCATTTAATCGTGATATCAGTACTTGGGATACCAATAAAGTGACTGTAATGGTAGCTATATTACGTGATGCCACCAGCTTTGATCAAAATTTAGCAAGTTGGGAGGTTGCCGCGGTAACCAGTATGAATCTTATGTTTTCAGGTGTAACGCTATCTAAGGGAAATTATGATGCCCTGTTAACAGGATTCGATGCTCAAGTTTTACAAAGTGGTGTGTTATTTAGTGGTGGTAACTCGCAATATTGTAGTGGGAGAACGGCGAGGGCAAATATGGTCGCCTCAGACTCTTGGGTTATTACAGACGGCGGACAATACTGCACTCCAGTGGCGCCGTCGATTATCCCTGATCTTCGTTTAAGTTCAGACACTGGGTCTGTGACGACCGATAATATTACTTCAGATAATACCCCGAGTTTCGATGTGGTTTGTAGCAATATTGGTAATACCATTACGCTCTATTCGGATAATCCTGCCACTGATTCTAGTATTGCTACTCAAGTCTGTACCGCTACGGGAGTTGAGAACCTTAACGCGAGTGTATTGGCTGATGGGGATCATAATATTAGTTATACAGACACTCTTTCAGGTGATGAATCGACCCACTCCCCCAGTTTACTCGTACAAGTTGATACTTCATCTCCGCCAACACCTATGTGCACCAGTAGTCCAAACCCAGCTCAAAATACAACAAGTATAACAACGACCTGCAGCGCAGTTGAAACAGGCTCGATTGTGACGGTCACAAATATGAATTGCTTACCTGCGCCTGTGACAGCAAGTAATACAGTGTCATGCAGTGGCACTGTTGGTTCTGGGGGGGGGAATATTTCGATAAGTAACGATGTTGTTTCTGTGACAGATTTGGCTGGTAATAGTGATACAGGAGAAACCACGGGGCTTGTGGTTGATAATATAGCTCCGTCATTAAGTGAGGCTAGTGCAGTAACAACACCGGCGATGGACAGTACGCCTAGTTACAGTTTCAGCAGCAGTGAAGCGGGTAGCATCAGTTATTCAGGGAGTTGCAGTTCGGTTAGTTCAGTGACGGTAAGCGGTACAAATACAGTTACGTTTAATTCACTCAGTGACGGCAGTTACAGCGATTGTAAAATCACAGTGACAGATACAGCAGGTAATCTATCTAACCTGCTCAGCGTTAGTACTTTTGAGATAGACAGTGCCGGGCCGACGTTAACCGAGATCACTGTGGTAGCCACGCCAGCTGCCGATAACAGCCCAAGTTACCGTTTTAGCAGTACAGAGGCGGGCAATATTGCCTATTCAGGCAGTTGTAACTCGCCAACGTCTGTTGCTGTGAGCGGCACGAACACCATTACGTTTAATACACTCAGTGATGGTAGTTACAGCGATTGTAAAATTAGAGTGACGGATGCTGCTGGTAATCTATCCAACTTGCTTAGCGTCAGCGCTTTTGAGATAGACAGCGCAGGGCCGACGTTAACCGAAACCACTGCGGTAGTCACACCAGCTGCCGATAACAGCCCAAGTTACCGTTTTGGCAGTACAGAGGCGGGCAATATTGCCTATTCAGGCAGTTGTAGCTCGCCAACGTCTGTTGCTGTGAGCGGCACGAACACCATTACGTTTAATGCTCTCAGTGATGGCAGTTACAGCGATTGTAAAATCACAGTGGCAGATGCTGCTGGTAATCTTTCTAACTTGCTCAGTATCAGCGTATTTGAGATCGACAGCGCAGGGCCGACGTTAACCGAAACCACTGCGGTAGTCACACCAGCTGCCGACAATACGCCAAGCTACCGTTTTAGTAGCAGTGAAGCGGGCAGTATTAGTTATTCAGGGAGTTGCAGTTCGGCCAGTTCAGTAGCTGCAAGCGGTACAAATACAGTTACGTTTAATGCACTCAGTGACGGCAGTTACAGCGATTGTAAAATCACAGTGGCAGATGCAGCGGGTAATCTTTCTAACTTGCTCAGTATCAGCGTATTTGAGATCGACAGTACAGGATCGACGTTAACCGAGACCACTGCGGTAGTCACGCCAGCTGCCGACAATACCCCAAGTTACCGTTTTAGCAGCAGCGAGGCGGGCAGTATCAACTATACCGGCAGTTGCAACTCTACCACCTCAGCAGCGATAAGCGGTACCAATGGGATCGTCTTTAATGTTTTGAATGAGGGGAGCTACAGCGATTGCCAAATTCGCGTGACCGATGCTGCGGGTAATCTTTCCAATCTACTGACGGTGAGTCCATTTGAGATAGATACTGGTGGGCCGACGCTGACAGAGACCTCTGCTGTCTCCACCCCCGCCATGGACACTACTCCAAGTTACAGCTTTAGTAGCAGCGAGGCGGGCAGCATTAGCTATACTGGCAGCTGCAGCTCAGTCACCTCTATGGCAGTGAGCGGCACGAATGTGATTACCTTTAATGAGTTGGAAAATGGCAGTTACAGCCATTGTCGTATAAGCGTAAAGGACGCCGCGGGAAATGTGTCTGAACCTTTGAACGTTAGTGCATTTGTTGTCGATACTTTACTACTGAGTTTAGATACTCAAGTCTCTGGTACAGTCTTACAAGATGAGCATCTCTTGATAATGCAGTCTCGGATTGGAGGGAAGGCGCCATTTATATATTGGACCGAAAATTTGCCCGAGTGGCTGGATCTTGATATCTCAACAGGTCAGATAGATGGGACGCCAACAAATCAGGATGTTGGAGAATATTCAGGCATTATTTTCCATGTTTCGGATTCTGAAGAGAGAGTGGCAAAAAGTGCTGTATTTGAACTTAGGGTTATCGATATCAACGATGCCCCTATTGCGACCCATGATATATTCACTCTCATTGAAGGGGAGACTGGTGTCATTGATGTTCTCGTTAATGACACAGATCCCGATGATGGCGATATCATAACCATTGAAGAGGTAAGCGCTGTTCTAGGCGAGGTTAACATTTTAGATGATAAACTTGAGTATCTGGCACCGATAGATTTTGTTGGGAAAGATCTTATTAGTTATCGCATAGTCGATACTGGGGGCTTGACTACAAAGGCCAAGGTCGAGGTTTCAATCACATACAATCCTGAGTTAGGCCTGCCACCTAGTCTCCTAGTGCCGGCAGATGTGGAGGTCAATGCTACAGGCTTATTGACTCAAGTGTCCCTTGGGTTTGCAACGGCCATGGACAGTCTCAATAATCCCATCAGCGTAAGTAAGTCATCAGGCAGTTTTTTTCAGCCTGGAGAGCACCATGTAATTTGGATGGCTGAGGATGCTAGGGGACGGAAATCGAGCCAGAGTCAGAAAGTTTGGGTGCATCCGTTGATCTCTATAGAAAGCGATACTCAGGTGCAAGAGGGGGAGGGGGTTAGTTTAGCGGTTTATCTAAATGGCGACTCTCCAATTTATCCACTTGATATTAACTATTTATTAAGTGGCAACACAGATGAAGATGATCATGATCTCGTGTCTGAGAGCATTAGATTAGAAAAAGGACAGTTAGCTAATATTCATTTTACTACGTTTGATGACGGAATTATGGAGGGGGATGAAACGTTAACCATTCAGCTATCAGATAAAGTTAATCTTGGAGGGAAGTTTACACACTCATTGACGATTACAGAGCAGCCATCTGAGCCAAGTATCAGATTAAAACCTTTTCAAGCAGGCATCGAAACTTACACCGTATTAGATACTGAAGGTTTAGTCACTGTATATCTGCTTATCGATACAGGAAGCGTAAGTGGTTTCACCTATACTTGGCAAGCGAGCGAAGGTGTGGTGAATTTGTCAAACGAACAGTCCCAGTTTGTATTTGATCCTACACAAGTTTCATCTGGTAATCAGATGGTGAGCTTAGAGTTAAACTCTCCAACTGGCCTCAGTGTGGTGACAAGAGTCAATATATACGTCACAACAAATACGATTGATTTAGCCAATTCACAAAACTGTTCAGTTATCCATGAACAGAAGAACGATGGAGTATTTTTCTTAGTAGAAACTGAGCCTCAAGCATGCATAATGAGAGGGGAACTTGCTTTACAAAGCCGTTCTGGAGGTACTCAAATTTTAGATGATGAGCTGATGCTTCCGCTTGATAGTGGCCAAACATTTCAGGGGGGAGTGTTTGATTTTATCGTTTTTGGTAAGCCAGCAGCGAGTACCTATCATATCGTGTTCCCACAGCGTAAACCCATTCCTGATGAGGCCGTTTATATTAAATATTCAGCACAACTGGGAAGATGGTCTGATTTTGTTATCAGCGCTGAAAATTATCTGTCCAGTCATTTGTCGAATCAAGGCCGTTGTCCTGAGCCAAATGATCATGGCTGGGTTAAAGGGCTCATTACAGGGCATTGGTGCCTAAGATTAACCATTAATGACGGTGGACCAAATGATGACGATGGCTTGGCTAATGGGATGATAGTTGACCCCGGTGGGCTAACAGCTCCGTTTAGTGGTAATCATGATCCAATAGCGAGAGATGATCTCATTCGACTTATTGGTGTCGAGGAAGGGGGGCTTGATGTGCTAGGTAATGACAGTGATAGTGATGGTGATCATCTTGTTGTTATAGAGGCCGTTGCTGATATTGGTTCGGTAAGCATTATAGATGGTTATCTTTGGTATCACTCTGTTTCTAAAGAGTTTGTAGGGCATGACTTTGTCAGTTACATTATTTCAGATGGATCTGGAGGTTTCGCCAAAGCAAAGGCTGATGTTGTGGTGACCTCTGGAAATTCATTGCCAATAGCCGTTAACGACCAACTAACGATGTTAATGAATTCACAAATCATCATAGATGTGCTCAATAATGACAGTGATCCCGATGGCGATCTCTTGTCGATAGATGAGGCTAGTGCTGGTTTAGGTAAGGTTGAAGTGAGTGAGAAAAGACTTACTTATACTCCAAATAGAGATTTTATTGGAGAGGTTAACATCACTTACTTTATTCTCGATTCTTCAGGGGCTATGGCAATGGCGGAAGTCAAAGTAACTGTGATGGAGGGCCAACAAGTGAAGGTGAAAAACAGCTCAGGTGGGGTGATGTATTTACTCACTTTTCTGTTATTGTACTGCTTTATTTGGCGTATTTATCGAGACAGGAGATGGGTATGA
- a CDS encoding phospho-sugar mutase yields MNTQLQLRVNNWIKADPDPRTKQELLSLIDSKDDVELAKRFAGRLAFGTAGLRGEVGAGPMGMNRFVVQQTTLGLGSYLKAQVSDLDSRGVIIGYDGRHDSKQFAYDAAGVLTAMGIKVYLTSKVAATPLVAFGVLHFGAAAGVVVTASHNPPQYNGYKVYWGNGAQIIPPHDSGIAACVNKAADESLSKPIELMDLQKAKAMGTLILLEDDFYQTYRQGIKNAEVLQNHTSPELVSLAYTAMHGVGADMAETVLKDAGFTKVYSVAAQREPDGDFPTVSFPNPEEKGAMDLVVAEAKKYNAILACANDPDADRFAVAVRKPDIDGSQSSAEYQMLTGDQVGVLFGHYLLTHASKEQRLTCTTIVSSSLLSKVAASLSARCITTLTGFKWLMNVALAEQTSDSRFLFAYEEALGYTCGDMVWDKDGLSALVAFAQLTSELASKGETIWDRLADIYKEHGFHLNDQVSIALQPATPNIGAYLRDHPPVTIAGRNIISVDDISCGERRFADGSVERIDLPSSDVLIYRLEGDARVIVRPSGTEPKIKCYYEVVETMGVDDTLASAQLRAQMQMDEFIQAHQASLPK; encoded by the coding sequence ATGAACACACAATTACAGCTTAGAGTGAATAATTGGATTAAGGCTGATCCCGATCCCCGTACAAAACAGGAGCTTTTGAGCTTGATCGATAGCAAGGATGACGTTGAACTTGCTAAGCGTTTTGCTGGAAGGCTGGCTTTTGGTACCGCTGGGTTAAGAGGCGAGGTGGGCGCGGGCCCCATGGGGATGAATCGGTTTGTAGTGCAGCAGACCACATTAGGCCTCGGAAGCTACTTAAAAGCTCAGGTGAGTGATCTCGATTCTCGCGGTGTCATCATCGGTTACGATGGTCGCCATGATTCCAAGCAATTTGCTTATGATGCCGCGGGCGTACTGACTGCCATGGGAATTAAGGTTTATTTGACCAGTAAGGTAGCCGCTACGCCTCTTGTTGCTTTTGGTGTGTTGCATTTCGGGGCTGCAGCAGGAGTCGTCGTTACAGCGAGTCATAACCCACCACAATATAATGGTTATAAGGTCTATTGGGGGAACGGCGCACAGATTATTCCGCCGCATGATTCAGGTATCGCAGCCTGTGTGAATAAGGCAGCAGATGAGTCACTCAGTAAACCTATCGAGTTAATGGATCTGCAAAAAGCAAAGGCTATGGGCACTTTGATTTTGCTCGAAGATGATTTCTATCAGACCTATCGTCAAGGGATCAAAAATGCCGAAGTATTACAAAATCACACTAGTCCAGAATTGGTGAGCTTGGCCTATACGGCGATGCATGGTGTCGGCGCTGATATGGCTGAAACTGTGCTAAAAGATGCAGGTTTCACTAAGGTTTATTCGGTTGCTGCTCAACGTGAGCCTGATGGTGATTTTCCTACGGTGAGTTTCCCTAACCCCGAAGAGAAAGGGGCGATGGATTTAGTGGTCGCTGAAGCGAAAAAGTATAATGCCATATTGGCGTGTGCTAACGATCCCGATGCGGATCGATTTGCTGTTGCTGTGCGTAAGCCTGATATTGATGGTAGCCAATCTAGCGCTGAATACCAGATGTTGACCGGCGATCAAGTCGGGGTGTTATTCGGTCACTATCTATTAACTCATGCGTCTAAAGAGCAACGGTTAACCTGTACCACGATTGTGTCATCGAGTTTATTATCGAAAGTAGCCGCTAGCTTAAGTGCTAGGTGCATAACCACTTTGACAGGTTTTAAGTGGCTAATGAATGTGGCTTTGGCAGAACAAACCTCAGACAGTCGTTTCCTGTTTGCTTACGAAGAGGCGCTTGGTTATACATGTGGTGACATGGTGTGGGATAAAGATGGCTTATCAGCACTGGTCGCATTTGCCCAATTAACCAGTGAACTTGCCAGTAAGGGCGAAACGATCTGGGATAGATTAGCCGATATCTATAAAGAGCACGGTTTCCATCTTAATGATCAGGTGAGCATTGCTCTGCAGCCAGCAACTCCCAATATAGGAGCTTATTTGCGTGATCATCCGCCAGTAACAATAGCGGGCCGTAATATTATCTCTGTTGATGATATCAGCTGCGGTGAACGCCGTTTCGCCGATGGTAGTGTCGAGCGTATCGATTTGCCGAGTAGTGATGTGCTTATTTACAGACTCGAAGGAGACGCTAGGGTGATTGTCAGACCTTCAGGAACAGAGCCTAAGATTAAGTGTTATTACGAAGTCGTCGAAACCATGGGTGTTGATGACACCTTAGCGAGTGCTCAGCTGCGGGCTCAAATGCAGATGGATGAGTTTATTCAGGCTCACCAAGCCTCTCTGCCTAAATAG
- the hflX gene encoding GTPase HflX, which produces MSTIIEQADTRALLISIRTPNAKTNDINSSLAELGRLVGTLGFTVFATQTQKQNSIKRLSVLGAGKLEELARMTGELDDAEQTDSLANIDEQELNEFLTVSKTQLHANVVVFDCELSPMQLRNVEQILGVEVFDRTGIIIEIFSRHASTRTARLQVELARLNYLTPRLRSEHSGDRERQSGRGEGESLLAIERHKIRDKQAELRRELKKAQEVMQEQRSSRVETPCVALVGYTNAGKSSLMRGLTGSDVLVEDKLFATLDTTVRALSPLTQPRILISDTVGFINKLPHDLIASFHSTLEEAKDATLLLYVVDASDKDFRTQLNVVDGALQQLNLDANNRLLLLNKVDCLTQAEQQVLSSEFSNALQISTRDPNDITLVHQAIQDFISEQMCTVCFNIPYTASGIMGEIHSKMQVIEEEYHEHGMRLTLKASAVALERLNKMLQK; this is translated from the coding sequence ATGTCAACGATCATTGAACAAGCAGATACTCGTGCATTATTAATCTCAATTCGCACACCTAATGCAAAAACAAATGATATTAATAGCTCATTAGCCGAATTGGGACGTTTAGTCGGTACGCTGGGTTTTACTGTTTTTGCCACTCAAACACAGAAGCAGAATTCAATTAAGCGCTTGTCAGTTTTAGGTGCTGGTAAGCTCGAGGAGTTGGCTAGAATGACGGGTGAACTTGATGATGCTGAGCAAACCGATTCCTTGGCGAACATTGATGAACAAGAATTGAACGAATTTTTAACGGTATCTAAAACTCAACTTCATGCCAATGTTGTTGTGTTTGATTGTGAGCTCAGTCCAATGCAGTTGCGTAATGTTGAGCAAATATTGGGTGTTGAAGTGTTCGACCGAACCGGCATCATCATTGAAATTTTTAGCCGTCATGCCAGTACGCGAACGGCACGATTACAGGTTGAGTTGGCACGATTAAATTATCTAACGCCTAGATTGCGCAGCGAACATAGTGGTGATCGCGAACGTCAAAGCGGTCGGGGTGAGGGTGAGAGTCTCTTGGCCATTGAACGTCACAAGATTCGAGACAAGCAAGCGGAATTGAGGCGTGAGCTAAAAAAAGCTCAAGAGGTGATGCAGGAACAACGTAGTAGTCGTGTTGAAACACCTTGTGTGGCTTTAGTTGGGTACACCAATGCTGGCAAATCTTCCTTAATGCGCGGTTTGACGGGTTCAGATGTATTGGTTGAAGATAAGCTATTTGCCACTTTAGATACCACAGTGCGGGCTTTATCGCCGCTGACTCAACCTCGAATTTTAATCTCGGATACGGTTGGGTTTATTAACAAACTCCCGCACGATTTAATTGCTTCATTTCATTCCACATTAGAGGAAGCGAAAGATGCGACATTGCTTTTGTATGTTGTGGATGCAAGTGATAAAGATTTTAGAACGCAGCTTAACGTTGTTGATGGCGCATTACAGCAGTTAAACCTTGACGCTAATAATCGCTTATTGCTGCTTAATAAAGTTGACTGCTTAACCCAAGCAGAGCAACAAGTGTTAAGCAGTGAGTTTTCCAATGCATTGCAGATCTCCACGCGTGATCCTAATGACATCACTTTAGTGCATCAAGCTATACAAGATTTTATCTCGGAGCAGATGTGTACAGTATGTTTTAATATCCCTTATACGGCCAGCGGTATCATGGGTGAAATTCACAGTAAGATGCAGGTCATAGAAGAGGAATATCATGAACACGGCATGAGATTAACGCTCAAAGCCAGCGCTGTTGCACTTGAACGATTAAATAAAATGCTGCAAAAATAG